One window of Flavobacterium ammonificans genomic DNA carries:
- a CDS encoding iron ABC transporter permease — MNTTKRNTLLFIFLSIGLVFLFLIDISLGAVAIPLKEVCNSLIGSGASKSSWEYIIMDYRLPKAIVAILVGMGLSISGLLMQTLFRNPLAGPYVLGLSSGASLGVALVILGSAFLPSFASKLVLSSYGIVIASSLGSFLVLLAVLAVAQRLRDTMAILIVGLMFGSLTNALVGTLTYFSTAEQLQKFTFWSLGTLGNLSWTSIAILSVCVLIGLLLSLVSIKPLNTLLLGENYAKSLGLNYTKARFIIILATSILAGSITAFAGPIAFVGLAVPHIAKLAFQTSNHLILFWSTVLFGAMIMLICDSISQLPNSAIVIPINAITSILGAPIVIWLLIRKRKMMN, encoded by the coding sequence TTGAATACAACTAAACGAAATACGTTACTCTTTATTTTCCTGAGCATAGGATTGGTTTTTCTATTTCTAATAGATATCAGTTTAGGTGCCGTTGCTATTCCTTTAAAAGAGGTATGCAACAGTTTAATTGGTTCGGGTGCAAGTAAATCTTCTTGGGAATACATCATTATGGATTACCGCTTACCCAAAGCGATTGTAGCAATCCTTGTTGGTATGGGATTATCGATTAGCGGCCTTTTAATGCAGACATTGTTTCGAAATCCACTAGCAGGGCCTTATGTTCTGGGACTGAGCTCGGGAGCGAGTTTAGGTGTAGCATTAGTGATATTAGGTTCGGCATTTTTACCTTCTTTTGCAAGTAAATTGGTACTTTCTTCTTACGGAATAGTTATCGCATCAAGCTTAGGTAGTTTCCTAGTTTTGTTAGCCGTTTTGGCTGTTGCCCAACGATTGCGAGACACCATGGCGATTCTAATTGTTGGATTAATGTTTGGTAGTTTAACCAACGCTTTAGTGGGTACACTCACCTATTTTAGTACGGCTGAGCAATTGCAAAAATTCACTTTTTGGTCTTTAGGAACTTTAGGTAATTTATCTTGGACTTCAATTGCTATTTTATCTGTTTGTGTTTTGATTGGATTACTATTGAGTTTGGTTAGCATCAAACCATTAAACACCTTGCTTTTAGGCGAAAATTATGCGAAGAGTTTGGGATTGAATTATACTAAAGCGCGTTTCATCATCATCTTAGCTACCAGTATTTTAGCAGGAAGTATTACCGCTTTTGCGGGGCCAATCGCTTTTGTAGGTTTGGCTGTACCGCATATTGCCAAATTAGCTTTTCAAACGAGTAATCACTTGATTTTATTTTGGAGTACAGTGTTATTTGGCGCCATGATTATGTTGATTTGTGATAGTATTTCTCAGTTACCTAATTCAGCAATTGTAATTCCTATCAATGCAATAACTTCTATTTTAGGCGCACCAATTGTAATTTGGTTACTCATCCGCAAACGTAAAATGATGAACTAA
- a CDS encoding ABC transporter substrate-binding protein, producing MKSFFLKFIFLLYILLLGGCKQNSANSVVSKRTAKNEIQHAKGLEIYHYQGYSILKITRPWPDAKTPFTYILQEKNGSIPDSLQQYTRISVPIQSIVVTSTTHIPALELLGVENTLVGFPNTDFISSAKTRKRIDAGLLKEVGTNETLNTEILIDMAPEVIVSFGLNNSNPTLDNLQKSGLKVLLNGDWNEQSPLGKAEWIKFFGALYSLDAKAKAIFSSIEKEYQTTLALAKKAKQKPTVLSGAMYQDQWFVPQGESWMALFLKEAQSNYLWANTTGTGSLTLPFETILEKAQKAEFWIAPGDFTSLKEMNNSNPHYAKFDAFKNKKVYSYALHKGAKGGILFFEWSSTRPDWVLKDLIAIFHPELLPKHHPYFFEKLN from the coding sequence ATGAAATCATTTTTTTTAAAATTTATTTTCCTTTTGTATATTCTGCTTCTTGGCGGATGCAAACAAAATAGCGCCAATTCAGTAGTTTCAAAAAGAACTGCCAAAAATGAAATTCAGCACGCTAAAGGATTAGAAATATACCATTACCAAGGTTATTCTATTCTAAAGATTACACGTCCTTGGCCTGATGCCAAGACACCATTTACTTATATTTTACAAGAAAAAAATGGCAGTATTCCCGATAGCTTACAACAATACACACGAATTTCAGTTCCCATTCAATCCATAGTAGTTACCTCTACAACACACATTCCAGCATTGGAATTATTAGGCGTTGAGAATACCTTGGTAGGTTTTCCCAATACTGATTTTATTTCATCGGCAAAAACCAGAAAGCGAATTGACGCTGGACTTTTGAAGGAAGTAGGAACCAATGAAACCTTAAATACAGAAATACTAATTGATATGGCTCCGGAGGTTATTGTGAGTTTCGGTTTGAACAATAGTAATCCAACTTTGGATAACTTACAAAAGAGTGGTTTAAAAGTCCTTTTAAATGGCGATTGGAATGAACAATCTCCGCTAGGCAAAGCAGAATGGATCAAGTTTTTTGGTGCTTTGTATAGTTTGGATGCCAAAGCCAAAGCAATTTTTTCCTCCATCGAAAAAGAATACCAAACCACTTTGGCTTTAGCCAAAAAAGCAAAGCAAAAACCGACCGTTTTGAGTGGCGCTATGTACCAAGATCAATGGTTTGTTCCCCAAGGCGAAAGTTGGATGGCTTTATTTCTTAAAGAAGCGCAATCCAATTATTTATGGGCAAATACAACTGGGACTGGAAGTTTGACTTTGCCGTTTGAAACGATTCTCGAAAAAGCACAAAAAGCAGAATTTTGGATTGCTCCAGGTGATTTTACTTCTCTAAAAGAGATGAATAACAGCAATCCGCATTATGCAAAATTTGACGCGTTTAAAAATAAAAAAGTATATTCGTACGCTTTACACAAAGGCGCTAAAGGTGGAATTTTGTTTTTCGAATGGTCTTCTACTCGACCAGATTGGGTATTGAAAGATTTGATTGCTATTTTTCATCCTGAACTGCTACCAAAACATCATCCGTATTTTTTTGAGAAATTAAATTAA
- a CDS encoding TonB-dependent receptor plug domain-containing protein — MNKKNVRISALFVLVSACAFAQEKENANSQNELQEVVVSDSKFALAKEKSGKVISKITAEDLKNRLGQSIAAVLNTVAGLEINGNQSVAGKNLGYYIRGGKNNQVLILIDGIPVNDASGINMEYDLRLLPVEQVESIEIMKGAASTLYGSGAATGVISIKLKKGSKKSIAGNAYLNTGTNATASHQSQKLADFNQGFSLHGTSKKLTYFTSLNSTETKGMSQIAPTNSDDLYEDDPFSRLNYLAKVGYAVTDKLSFDFFGNYDQIKNDYDGGYDNTGMSDTEKNKTSSKQFRFGFMPKFQYDKGEFILNSSFNRIIRSYNEFDSYSNTVGFSEYESRTVVVDGYNKYKFTPTFYLVSGVQYQFHDANSSTPFGNSARENTKFNMIDPYFTGVLTTTSGFNLNIGARWNSHSEYGNQLVYNINPSFDFKSFPFKLVSSFSTAFVTPSLYQLYSQFGNRNLTPEKNSTVEAGFETQLINSKIRWNVVGFYREQTNSIGFYFNPSTFDSNYVNIVGLNRAKGIESEFQFIVSNSITWNWNYTFTYVDEALNRLIPKNKINSSLDFKISDRFYWNMNYQYVDARKDAFFDGNTFALANVNLGSYQLLHTLARYELVKNSLSVFGSVNNVFNVNFVENIGYSTLGRNFKVGFVFNF, encoded by the coding sequence ATGAACAAGAAAAACGTTCGGATTAGCGCATTGTTTGTGCTAGTATCTGCTTGTGCTTTTGCGCAAGAAAAAGAAAATGCTAACTCTCAAAACGAGTTACAAGAAGTAGTGGTATCTGATTCTAAATTTGCTTTAGCCAAAGAAAAATCAGGAAAGGTAATTTCAAAAATTACCGCTGAGGATTTAAAGAACAGACTGGGTCAAAGTATCGCTGCCGTTTTAAACACCGTTGCGGGACTAGAAATTAATGGCAATCAAAGTGTTGCTGGAAAAAATTTAGGCTATTACATTAGGGGAGGAAAAAACAATCAAGTTTTGATTTTAATTGATGGAATCCCTGTAAACGATGCATCAGGAATAAATATGGAATATGACTTGCGTTTGTTGCCAGTGGAGCAAGTAGAAAGCATTGAGATTATGAAAGGGGCAGCAAGCACGCTTTACGGTTCTGGGGCTGCTACAGGAGTAATTTCTATTAAATTGAAGAAAGGGAGTAAGAAGTCGATTGCAGGAAATGCCTATCTAAATACTGGAACTAACGCAACAGCATCCCATCAAAGTCAAAAATTAGCTGATTTTAATCAAGGTTTTTCTTTACACGGAACAAGTAAAAAACTTACTTATTTCACTTCTTTAAATAGTACAGAAACAAAAGGAATGTCTCAAATTGCTCCAACTAATTCGGATGATTTGTATGAAGATGATCCTTTTTCGCGTTTGAATTATTTAGCCAAAGTGGGTTATGCCGTAACCGATAAATTGTCATTTGATTTTTTTGGAAATTACGATCAAATCAAAAATGATTATGATGGCGGTTATGATAATACAGGAATGAGCGATACAGAAAAAAATAAAACTAGTTCGAAGCAATTTCGTTTTGGCTTTATGCCAAAGTTCCAATATGATAAGGGCGAATTCATTTTGAATTCTAGTTTTAATAGAATTATTCGTTCTTATAACGAGTTTGATTCGTATTCTAATACAGTAGGTTTTTCTGAATATGAATCTCGAACTGTAGTAGTTGATGGATATAATAAATACAAATTTACTCCAACTTTCTATCTAGTTTCGGGTGTTCAATACCAGTTTCATGATGCTAATAGTAGTACTCCATTTGGAAACAGTGCTAGAGAGAATACCAAATTTAATATGATTGATCCCTATTTCACAGGAGTTTTGACAACTACATCTGGATTTAATTTGAATATTGGGGCTCGATGGAATAGTCATAGTGAGTATGGTAATCAATTAGTCTACAATATCAATCCTTCTTTTGATTTTAAGTCTTTTCCGTTTAAGTTAGTAAGTTCGTTCAGTACTGCTTTTGTAACTCCAAGTTTATACCAATTGTATTCTCAATTTGGAAATAGAAATTTGACACCCGAAAAAAACAGCACAGTTGAAGCGGGGTTTGAAACGCAATTAATAAACAGTAAAATACGATGGAATGTAGTTGGGTTTTATCGCGAACAAACTAATTCAATTGGATTTTATTTTAATCCGAGTACTTTTGATTCCAATTATGTAAATATTGTTGGGCTGAATAGAGCCAAAGGAATTGAATCTGAATTCCAATTTATTGTAAGCAACTCCATCACATGGAATTGGAATTATACATTTACTTATGTAGACGAAGCCTTAAATCGATTAATTCCTAAAAACAAAATCAATTCATCATTAGATTTTAAAATCTCAGATCGTTTTTATTGGAACATGAATTACCAATATGTGGATGCTAGAAAAGATGCTTTTTTTGATGGAAATACTTTTGCTTTAGCAAATGTTAATCTAGGTTCATATCAATTGTTACATACTTTAGCTCGATACGAATTAGTAAAAAATAGCTTGTCTGTTTTTGGTTCAGTGAATAATGTATTTAATGTAAATTTTGTAGAAAATATTGGATACAGCACTTTGGGAAGAAATTTCAAAGTAGGTTTCGTATTTAATTTTTAG
- a CDS encoding S41 family peptidase, whose translation MKKIIQLSILVFISFFVFQSCQKDADDEIISTPEDVSIQNFIWKGLNQYYLWQPDVPNLADNRFRTQSERDAFLSNYKVPEELFDALRVSPTIDRFSWMVDDYVTLEQSLQGTSKNNGVEFGLSYKPNSTTELFGFVRYIIQGSDASNKDIKRGDMFTAVNGTPLTTANYQSLLFGSNENYVLNMADFNGTTVVSNGKTISLTKTTLTENPILVKKVISVGTKKIGYLMYNGFYADFDSQLNTVFGEFKSQGITDLVLDLRYNSGGSVRTATYLASMITGQFTGKIFAKQQWNPKINDYFEKNDPDGLSNFFTDKIGSTPINSVNMTKVYILTTKSSASASELVINGLKPHINVVQIGDATTGKNVGSVTLYDSPDFTEKNKNPKHKYAMQPIVLKIVNSAGFGDYFNGLTPTHELKETISTFGILGNENEPLLKLAIAKITGTGKLTPQSSGKEFEFFKDSKSSNPFGNQMYLDKAPRGLQKAID comes from the coding sequence ATGAAAAAAATTATTCAGCTTTCGATTTTAGTATTTATTTCATTCTTTGTATTTCAAAGTTGCCAAAAAGATGCAGATGACGAAATAATTAGTACCCCAGAAGATGTATCTATTCAAAATTTTATTTGGAAAGGATTAAATCAATACTATCTATGGCAACCAGATGTACCTAATTTAGCTGACAACCGATTCAGAACTCAATCGGAGCGTGATGCATTTTTAAGCAATTACAAAGTACCCGAAGAATTGTTTGATGCACTGCGAGTGAGCCCTACTATTGATCGATTTAGTTGGATGGTAGATGATTATGTTACTTTAGAACAATCGCTTCAAGGAACATCAAAAAACAATGGTGTAGAATTTGGCTTGAGTTATAAACCTAATAGTACTACAGAGTTATTTGGCTTTGTCCGATATATCATTCAAGGTTCAGATGCTTCAAATAAAGATATAAAAAGAGGTGATATGTTTACTGCCGTTAATGGTACTCCATTAACGACAGCTAATTACCAAAGTTTGTTATTTGGTTCAAATGAGAATTATGTTTTAAATATGGCTGATTTTAACGGGACTACTGTTGTTTCAAATGGAAAAACTATATCACTAACAAAAACTACTTTAACTGAAAATCCAATTTTAGTTAAAAAAGTAATTTCGGTAGGAACTAAAAAAATTGGTTATTTAATGTACAATGGGTTCTATGCTGATTTTGATTCACAATTGAATACTGTATTCGGGGAATTCAAATCGCAAGGAATTACTGATTTAGTCTTAGATTTACGATACAATAGTGGAGGATCTGTTCGTACTGCAACCTATTTAGCCAGTATGATTACAGGGCAATTTACAGGGAAAATATTCGCAAAACAACAGTGGAATCCTAAAATTAACGACTATTTTGAAAAAAATGATCCAGATGGATTAAGTAATTTTTTTACAGATAAAATTGGCTCTACTCCAATTAACAGTGTGAATATGACAAAAGTATATATTCTAACTACTAAATCGTCCGCTTCTGCGAGTGAACTTGTAATTAATGGTTTGAAACCTCATATAAATGTCGTACAAATTGGAGATGCAACTACAGGTAAAAATGTTGGATCGGTAACATTATATGATTCTCCTGATTTTACAGAAAAAAATAAAAACCCAAAACACAAATACGCCATGCAACCTATTGTATTAAAAATTGTTAACTCAGCAGGTTTTGGCGATTATTTTAATGGCTTAACACCCACACATGAGTTAAAAGAAACCATTAGTACATTTGGCATTCTTGGAAATGAAAATGAACCTTTACTAAAATTAGCTATTGCAAAAATTACAGGTACAGGAAAATTAACCCCACAAAGTTCAGGTAAAGAATTTGAGTTTTTTAAAGATTCTAAATCTAGCAATCCATTTGGAAACCAAATGTATTTGGACAAAGCACCTAGAGGTCTTCAAAAAGCAATAGACTAG
- a CDS encoding DUF4252 domain-containing protein, which produces MKKYIVSIIFLVLASPVFAQSVFDQFEGIETVSAININKKMFELMSKVKLETSDKETLQYMSLIKKIDNLKVYRTQNERIAMQMRLTSEKYIKAIGLSELMAINDGGKMVRIHSKQGSSETQLKELLLFIEDPKTKETVLMSIIGDFDLNEVPALTDKMKIPGSAELRKAGKK; this is translated from the coding sequence ATGAAAAAATATATTGTTTCAATAATTTTTTTGGTATTGGCAAGCCCAGTTTTTGCGCAATCCGTTTTTGATCAATTTGAAGGAATTGAAACTGTTAGCGCAATCAATATTAATAAGAAAATGTTTGAGCTAATGAGTAAAGTTAAATTAGAAACATCTGATAAAGAAACTTTACAATACATGAGCTTAATTAAAAAGATAGATAATCTTAAGGTATATCGAACTCAAAATGAACGAATTGCTATGCAAATGAGACTTACTTCTGAAAAGTATATTAAAGCAATTGGATTGAGTGAGCTAATGGCAATAAATGACGGAGGTAAAATGGTTCGAATCCACTCTAAGCAGGGTAGTAGTGAAACTCAATTAAAAGAGTTATTACTATTTATTGAAGATCCAAAAACGAAAGAAACGGTTTTAATGTCTATAATTGGTGATTTTGATTTGAATGAAGTACCTGCTTTAACAGATAAAATGAAAATTCCCGGAAGTGCCGAATTGAGAAAGGCGGGTAAAAAATAA